In a single window of the Coprothermobacter proteolyticus DSM 5265 genome:
- a CDS encoding small basic family protein: MSSNQNSQSRNAIARNLVLAVSVIVVAIIGFYFGMKYGQRSSFSASQVRYIGVLVLVVLDAIFGGIRAEIQDMFDIVIFTSGIAVGGLMAVWLLFLGDLFGIDLSLAAVVTFGGRIFQNVSIIRRILIEKIRRAR; the protein is encoded by the coding sequence ATGAGCTCGAACCAGAACTCACAATCCAGAAATGCGATCGCTAGAAATCTAGTACTAGCTGTTTCGGTTATTGTAGTAGCAATTATAGGCTTTTATTTTGGTATGAAGTACGGTCAGCGTAGTTCTTTTTCAGCCTCACAGGTTCGTTACATAGGAGTTCTGGTACTTGTCGTGTTAGATGCCATATTTGGTGGTATAAGGGCGGAGATACAAGACATGTTTGACATTGTCATATTCACGTCAGGTATTGCCGTGGGTGGTTTGATGGCCGTTTGGCTTTTGTTTTTGGGCGATTTGTTTGGTATTGATTTAAGTTTGGCGGCTGTGGTAACGTTTGGGGGTCGCATATTCCAAAATGTGTCTATTATCAGAAGAATATTAATTGAGAAGATAAGGAGGGCAAGGTGA